A window of Anaerosoma tenue contains these coding sequences:
- a CDS encoding B12-binding domain-containing radical SAM protein, protein MSRVLFVTPPYKCWGQQMIGNWPPLHLVYLAGAAVHAGHEAKIYDAMYKDTSYDEIRHQVETYKPDVVMSLDYLPVTGAISTCTVPAAVEALRVAKQVNPDIHTLIGGPHPTFMYEEMLAEEDNPVDVILRGEMEATLEQLLDALAEGTPLDDVQGVAFVRDGEIVATPQRPHIQDLDTLTPAWDLLDWDDYHYNIDPWGRMASILTSRGCMMGCSFCSQRVFWRGEWRARDPHKVMDEIRHLVEEYEVEFITMIDAYPTRDRDRWEKILDLLIEADLGVQLLIETRVEDIIRDEDILHKYADAGIMHIYLGLETSTDELLNSLNKGTTIDMNEHAVKILKQHDIMIEASFMIGFPEETWDSIKETAAMAARLNPDIAVFPVLTPMPYTSLWDEVHDRIRVWDYSKYNISTPIIEPYNMSLTDVTIALGRCYMTFYANKMNEILALPEGFKRSYMLSAMKVMMRDYGEQFDFLGIGKEKIGEMPKKMADAMKKISGTEKSAEKAAE, encoded by the coding sequence ATGAGCAGAGTCCTCTTCGTCACCCCGCCGTACAAGTGCTGGGGCCAGCAGATGATCGGCAACTGGCCGCCGCTGCACCTCGTCTACCTCGCTGGCGCTGCGGTTCATGCCGGGCATGAGGCGAAGATCTACGACGCGATGTACAAGGACACCTCGTACGACGAGATCCGGCACCAGGTGGAAACGTACAAGCCCGACGTGGTGATGTCGCTCGACTACCTCCCCGTCACTGGCGCGATCAGCACCTGCACCGTTCCGGCCGCCGTGGAGGCCCTCCGGGTCGCCAAGCAGGTGAACCCCGATATCCATACGCTCATCGGCGGGCCTCACCCAACCTTCATGTATGAGGAGATGCTCGCCGAGGAGGACAATCCTGTGGATGTCATCCTCCGCGGCGAGATGGAGGCGACCCTCGAGCAGCTGCTTGACGCGCTGGCCGAAGGAACACCGCTCGACGATGTCCAGGGCGTCGCGTTCGTGCGCGACGGGGAGATCGTGGCCACCCCTCAGCGGCCGCACATCCAGGACCTCGACACGCTCACGCCCGCATGGGACCTGCTCGACTGGGACGACTACCACTACAACATCGACCCCTGGGGCCGCATGGCCTCGATCCTCACCTCTCGCGGCTGCATGATGGGCTGCTCGTTCTGCAGCCAGCGGGTCTTCTGGCGCGGCGAGTGGCGCGCGCGTGACCCGCACAAGGTGATGGATGAGATCCGCCACCTCGTGGAGGAGTACGAGGTCGAGTTCATCACCATGATCGACGCGTACCCCACGCGGGACCGCGATCGCTGGGAGAAGATCCTCGACCTGCTGATCGAGGCCGACCTGGGTGTGCAGCTGCTCATCGAGACCCGCGTGGAAGACATCATCCGCGACGAGGACATCCTGCATAAGTACGCCGACGCAGGGATCATGCACATCTACCTCGGCCTTGAGACGTCGACGGACGAACTGCTCAACAGCCTCAACAAGGGCACCACGATCGACATGAACGAGCACGCCGTGAAGATCCTCAAGCAGCACGACATCATGATCGAGGCGTCGTTCATGATCGGCTTCCCGGAGGAGACCTGGGACTCGATCAAGGAGACGGCGGCGATGGCGGCGCGGCTCAACCCGGATATCGCGGTCTTCCCCGTGCTCACGCCGATGCCGTACACGTCGCTTTGGGACGAGGTGCACGACAGGATCCGGGTGTGGGATTACTCCAAGTACAACATCTCCACGCCGATCATCGAGCCGTACAACATGTCACTGACCGATGTGACGATCGCGCTGGGACGCTGCTACATGACGTTCTACGCCAACAAGATGAACGAGATCCTGGCACTTCCCGAGGGCTTCAAGCGCAGCTACATGCTCTCGGCGATGAAGGTCATGATGCGCGACTACGGCGAGCAGTTCGACTTCCTCGGCATCGGCAAGGAGAAGATCGGCGAGATGCCCAAGAAGATGGCCGACGCGATGAAGAAGATCTCGGGCACCGAGAAGAGCGCAGAGAAGGCGGCCGAGTAG
- a CDS encoding C-GCAxxG-C-C family (seleno)protein, translated as MLGQIAENFPSSSYAAIPKGLFNYGGGGVNAWRNLCGVPNGGAAMLKIVTNNGNVIDEYMAWYERTAFPTNAAYEDWADGGWTISDASKQPKDSAPMSVPKSLLCHSSHGRWLEAAGGADGAWVTAEFAGNAGAAGSDRCAKLVYDCVYKLAELVNDFMAGTIPTPVLDPSVDACLTSGCHGGAGGYDQAILDCAPHVAGKMKCDESCHQ; from the coding sequence GTGCTTGGCCAGATCGCAGAGAACTTCCCGAGCTCGTCGTACGCAGCCATCCCCAAGGGTCTCTTCAACTACGGCGGCGGTGGCGTCAACGCGTGGCGTAACCTCTGTGGTGTTCCCAACGGCGGCGCCGCGATGCTGAAGATCGTCACCAACAACGGCAACGTTATCGACGAGTACATGGCGTGGTACGAGCGCACCGCGTTCCCCACCAACGCCGCGTACGAGGACTGGGCCGACGGCGGCTGGACGATCTCCGACGCCTCCAAGCAGCCCAAGGACAGCGCACCGATGTCGGTGCCGAAGTCGCTCCTGTGCCACTCATCGCACGGCCGTTGGCTCGAGGCCGCGGGCGGCGCTGATGGCGCATGGGTCACCGCGGAGTTCGCCGGCAACGCCGGTGCCGCGGGTAGCGACCGTTGTGCGAAGCTCGTGTACGACTGCGTGTACAAGCTCGCCGAGCTTGTCAACGACTTCATGGCTGGCACCATTCCGACCCCCGTGCTCGACCCCAGCGTCGATGCATGCCTGACCTCAGGCTGCCACGGTGGTGCGGGCGGATACGACCAGGCTATCCTGGACTGCGCTCCGCATGTTGCCGGCAAGATGAAGTGCGACGAGTCGTGCCACCAGTAG
- a CDS encoding cell wall-binding repeat-containing protein, with product MRRSLFRHRAITGVLATGIALAFAMPGAATAADASIIPMAEVVTPVAIPIQGPDRVTTAIEASRRFGTATSVVLATGRDFPDALGGSALAGAVRGPILLTGGDSIEAPVLAEIERLGATKVYILGGTGAVSARCESQLTAAGLSAERLAGSDRYSTAKVVADKTIQMLGDAYDGGAFIATGTGYADALAAAPLMYAQGMPLVLVDGAGVFRLSAGMDAVDILGGTGVVPTSVETALGARAGTRLAGANRYETAIAVARYGVSMGMQWDRLGIATGESFPDALCAGPLLGKNRSVLLMTRTAELPAQTGRLLGEIKEGVDAYHVFGGTAVVSPAVRASVASALQRVVEPLTGHDLPRVFCTDSGCHDTNLASIHIDGVSGGCVYCHDTAPLRDCESCHDGQRAPVGHASTHPALTSEGGEACTQSGCHTAGVVELHTACVSCHVTGVYVAAETCEDCHASAEQEHAGVAAHTVSGTCFGANCHGTDVTRMHAIDFRASGEEPPGCAACHNETVAPSVTCLGACHSSAGFAEWHDPAAGHAALTPAIETKSSGCVSCHGSDLLAVAPGEHAGCSCHACGDSAGADSCESCHVAPMDPLAPDPYHVDAHAAWEATARGEHSIRCVSCHGPQLVAIRPNFGFEYKEDHGRCVCHYYDTLFTDDYQPTGATTTDATECVSCHNGVFDPHGGAFISGG from the coding sequence ATGCGAAGGTCGCTGTTCAGGCATCGTGCGATAACGGGGGTGCTGGCAACCGGGATCGCGCTCGCGTTCGCCATGCCGGGTGCCGCGACCGCGGCGGATGCGTCAATCATCCCCATGGCCGAGGTGGTCACCCCGGTCGCTATCCCCATCCAGGGTCCCGACCGTGTGACAACGGCGATCGAGGCCTCCCGGCGGTTCGGTACGGCCACGAGCGTGGTCCTGGCGACCGGCAGGGACTTCCCCGACGCGTTGGGCGGCTCCGCCCTCGCGGGAGCCGTGAGGGGGCCGATCCTGCTCACCGGCGGCGACAGCATCGAGGCGCCGGTGCTCGCCGAGATCGAGCGTCTCGGCGCCACGAAGGTCTACATCCTCGGGGGCACCGGCGCGGTCTCCGCGCGGTGTGAGTCACAGCTCACAGCCGCGGGGCTCAGCGCCGAACGCCTTGCCGGGTCCGATCGCTACTCCACCGCCAAGGTGGTCGCCGACAAGACCATCCAGATGCTGGGCGATGCCTACGATGGGGGCGCGTTCATAGCCACGGGCACGGGCTATGCCGACGCTCTTGCCGCTGCTCCGCTCATGTACGCACAGGGGATGCCGCTCGTCCTCGTCGACGGCGCCGGCGTCTTCCGGCTTTCGGCGGGGATGGACGCCGTGGACATCCTGGGGGGCACCGGCGTGGTCCCCACCTCCGTTGAGACCGCTCTCGGCGCTCGGGCCGGTACGCGTCTCGCGGGCGCGAACCGCTACGAGACGGCCATCGCGGTCGCGCGCTACGGCGTCTCGATGGGTATGCAGTGGGACCGCCTCGGCATCGCCACGGGCGAGTCGTTCCCCGACGCGCTGTGCGCCGGTCCGCTCCTTGGCAAGAACCGGTCCGTGCTTCTGATGACCCGTACGGCCGAGCTGCCGGCACAGACCGGGAGACTCCTCGGCGAGATCAAGGAGGGCGTGGACGCCTACCACGTGTTCGGTGGCACGGCGGTCGTCTCGCCTGCGGTGCGCGCCTCGGTCGCTTCGGCGCTCCAGCGGGTCGTCGAGCCTCTCACCGGCCACGACCTCCCGAGGGTCTTCTGCACGGACTCCGGATGCCACGACACGAACCTCGCGTCGATCCATATCGACGGTGTGAGCGGCGGCTGCGTGTACTGCCACGACACCGCGCCGCTTCGCGACTGCGAGAGCTGCCATGACGGTCAGCGCGCTCCGGTGGGGCATGCCAGCACGCATCCGGCCCTCACGAGCGAGGGCGGCGAGGCGTGCACGCAGTCGGGTTGCCACACTGCCGGCGTGGTGGAGCTGCACACCGCGTGCGTCTCATGTCACGTCACCGGCGTCTATGTGGCGGCTGAGACCTGTGAGGACTGCCATGCTTCTGCCGAACAAGAGCATGCGGGCGTAGCCGCACATACGGTCAGCGGCACCTGCTTCGGGGCGAACTGCCACGGCACGGACGTCACGAGGATGCATGCGATCGACTTCCGGGCGTCCGGTGAAGAGCCGCCCGGTTGCGCCGCCTGCCATAACGAGACCGTCGCGCCGTCGGTCACGTGTCTCGGTGCCTGTCACTCAAGCGCGGGATTCGCAGAGTGGCACGACCCCGCGGCCGGGCATGCCGCTCTCACGCCTGCGATCGAGACGAAGAGCAGCGGCTGCGTCTCATGTCACGGGAGCGACCTCTTGGCGGTTGCGCCCGGAGAGCACGCCGGCTGCTCGTGCCACGCATGCGGTGATTCCGCCGGTGCGGACTCGTGCGAGAGCTGCCACGTGGCGCCGATGGACCCGCTCGCCCCCGATCCCTACCACGTAGACGCGCACGCCGCCTGGGAGGCAACGGCCCGGGGCGAGCACAGCATCCGGTGCGTGTCGTGTCACGGCCCGCAACTCGTTGCGATCAGGCCGAACTTCGGCTTCGAGTACAAGGAAGACCATGGCAGGTGCGTCTGCCACTACTACGACACGCTCTTCACGGACGACTATCAGCCCACGGGAGCCACTACGACCGACGCCACCGAGTGCGTGAGCTGCCACAACGGCGTGTTCGATCCGCACGGAGGGGCGTTCATCTCAGGCGGATGA
- a CDS encoding J domain-containing protein yields the protein MTDHYRLLQVRRDASQQVIAAAYRRLMRDTHPDHGGDADTARRLIEAYETLSDPVSRARYDRTLPTEPHERSRSLGPEIAYRVGRSVGRLVRVARREAV from the coding sequence GTGACCGATCACTACCGGCTGCTGCAGGTGCGGCGAGACGCCTCTCAGCAGGTCATAGCCGCCGCATATCGCCGACTGATGCGGGACACGCACCCCGATCATGGCGGTGACGCCGATACCGCACGCCGGCTCATCGAAGCCTACGAGACCTTGTCGGACCCGGTATCCCGTGCCAGATACGACCGGACGCTTCCGACGGAACCCCATGAACGCTCCCGCTCGCTCGGTCCTGAGATCGCGTACCGGGTCGGCCGTTCGGTGGGACGGCTGGTGCGCGTCGCACGACGGGAAGCCGTGTAG
- the ccsA gene encoding cytochrome c biogenesis protein CcsA — MTFEIIMTWVTLLLYAGATAVSAIGVVFSKERFIRIAVVVATAGLVAQTASLGLRWVRVGHGPYLGFYEVSAALVLFVVATFVVVAWRQPRLASAGIGVMPVALLLLGGAMLAQTTEVPMTGKLTSFWLAIHVVFANLAFGAFVISFGLAIAYVVRERSKTGEWARRFERLPAQDALENLTVSYVLVGFFFWGIMIVTGAIWANEAWGRYWGWDPVETWSLIVWIIYAVYLHLRYTLKWGGERLAWVAICAMPLSLFTLIGIPAVFDTTHAGIGGLGKDL; from the coding sequence GTGACCTTCGAGATCATCATGACCTGGGTCACCCTCCTCCTGTACGCCGGAGCGACCGCCGTCTCGGCGATCGGTGTGGTCTTCAGCAAGGAGAGGTTCATTCGCATCGCGGTGGTGGTCGCCACAGCCGGCCTGGTGGCGCAGACGGCCTCCCTCGGCCTCAGGTGGGTCAGGGTAGGGCATGGCCCCTATCTCGGCTTCTACGAGGTCTCAGCGGCCCTGGTGCTGTTCGTGGTAGCCACGTTCGTGGTCGTGGCGTGGCGGCAGCCGAGGCTTGCCAGCGCCGGCATCGGCGTGATGCCGGTTGCGCTGCTGCTGCTCGGCGGCGCGATGCTCGCACAGACGACCGAAGTGCCGATGACCGGCAAGCTCACGAGCTTCTGGCTGGCGATCCATGTGGTGTTCGCCAATCTCGCGTTCGGCGCGTTCGTGATCTCGTTCGGTCTGGCCATCGCGTACGTGGTCCGCGAACGCTCCAAGACGGGCGAGTGGGCGCGGCGCTTCGAGCGGTTGCCGGCCCAGGATGCGCTCGAGAACCTCACCGTGAGCTACGTGCTTGTGGGGTTCTTCTTCTGGGGCATCATGATCGTCACCGGCGCCATCTGGGCTAACGAGGCATGGGGCCGGTACTGGGGCTGGGATCCCGTGGAGACCTGGAGCCTGATCGTCTGGATCATCTACGCCGTCTACCTGCACCTTCGTTACACGCTCAAATGGGGCGGCGAGCGGTTGGCGTGGGTGGCCATCTGCGCGATGCCGCTCTCGCTCTTCACGCTCATCGGCATACCCGCCGTCTTCGACACCACCCACGCGGGGATCGGCGGGCTCGGCAAGGACCTCTGA
- a CDS encoding twin-arginine translocation signal domain-containing protein, whose product MENSKLSRRQFLGGTAAVAAASVLPAVTSAAPAVATPVTTFPDTSIQGANWIALDPAALARKGYEIYKGIAGGGQGG is encoded by the coding sequence ATGGAAAACAGCAAGCTTTCCCGCAGGCAGTTCCTGGGAGGGACTGCAGCGGTGGCGGCTGCTTCGGTGCTCCCTGCGGTCACCAGTGCGGCGCCTGCCGTTGCAACTCCGGTGACGACGTTCCCGGACACCTCGATCCAGGGCGCCAACTGGATCGCGCTTGATCCCGCGGCGCTCGCCCGCAAGGGCTATGAGATCTACAAGGGCATCGCAGGCGGCGGACAGGGTGGTTGA
- a CDS encoding cytochrome c biogenesis protein ResB — protein MGFGRRVWRFLTSPVLAMVLLLWVGVWSIIGSFVPQRDLDPMGVALWAAANPALETVAGALGLHEAFTSPLFIVPGLFLALCTAACAWQRTGVARRRARSLRDARSDVEPGDETSADFEIVCDPALDSAAIVERTAATLEHLGISLRKGERVVSAVSPWWSVWGTAVFHWALVALIVLIAGGSLARASGQMGVAVGQTKPDQPGSYGQLTSGPLHNWDLVDRWIRVDAFDIDYVTGDLHRGPTPTVTVLDGEGNVLASQLVYPNNTLKQGALTIYPVDYGLSATLAMVDDAGAEVQRTTQLVDFAEGNPDGTAPITPLGLAGPDGVLAYHVIVSVPLDERPEGLVARTPEVPAAHVVIVDTGGAAVVDEVISVDEGVALPTGGELRLLGVDYYARLQMVDDPSIPLLYIAGAISMIGLGVATLARQMVLKAWTLEGPEGTRLLVRMRLWRIHSTSRSEIEDELRRALGAVEGSRS, from the coding sequence ATGGGGTTCGGCCGACGGGTCTGGAGGTTCCTCACCTCGCCAGTGCTCGCCATGGTCCTGCTGCTCTGGGTCGGCGTGTGGTCGATCATCGGCTCGTTCGTTCCCCAGAGAGACCTGGATCCCATGGGGGTGGCGCTCTGGGCCGCTGCCAACCCCGCTCTCGAGACGGTAGCCGGTGCCCTCGGCCTGCACGAAGCGTTCACCAGCCCTCTCTTCATCGTACCGGGTCTGTTCCTGGCACTGTGTACGGCCGCCTGCGCGTGGCAGCGCACCGGAGTGGCGCGCCGCCGCGCCCGTTCACTCCGTGACGCACGCAGCGACGTAGAGCCCGGGGATGAGACGTCCGCGGACTTCGAGATCGTCTGCGATCCGGCACTCGACAGCGCCGCCATCGTCGAGCGGACGGCGGCGACGCTCGAGCACCTCGGGATATCCTTGCGTAAGGGTGAGCGTGTCGTCTCGGCAGTCTCTCCCTGGTGGTCTGTCTGGGGCACGGCGGTCTTCCACTGGGCGCTCGTGGCGCTGATCGTGTTGATCGCCGGCGGCAGTCTGGCGCGCGCTTCCGGGCAGATGGGTGTGGCGGTGGGTCAGACCAAGCCCGACCAGCCCGGGTCGTACGGCCAGCTTACGAGCGGCCCGCTGCACAACTGGGACCTCGTGGACCGGTGGATCAGGGTCGATGCGTTCGATATCGACTACGTGACCGGCGATCTTCATCGCGGGCCCACCCCCACGGTCACCGTCCTCGATGGCGAGGGCAACGTGCTCGCGTCGCAGCTGGTCTATCCGAACAACACGCTCAAACAAGGCGCGCTCACGATCTACCCTGTGGACTACGGGCTTTCGGCGACACTCGCCATGGTGGACGACGCGGGCGCCGAGGTGCAGCGCACCACACAGCTGGTCGACTTCGCCGAAGGGAACCCCGACGGTACGGCGCCGATCACCCCGCTCGGCCTGGCCGGGCCCGACGGTGTGCTGGCCTACCACGTGATCGTGTCGGTGCCCCTGGACGAGCGTCCGGAGGGCCTGGTGGCGCGCACTCCTGAGGTGCCCGCCGCTCATGTGGTGATCGTGGACACCGGGGGTGCCGCGGTCGTCGACGAGGTCATCAGCGTCGACGAGGGTGTCGCGCTGCCTACGGGCGGCGAATTGCGGCTTCTGGGCGTGGACTACTACGCCCGTTTGCAGATGGTGGACGACCCGTCCATCCCCCTGCTTTACATCGCGGGCGCCATCTCGATGATCGGTCTCGGGGTGGCCACGCTCGCCCGGCAGATGGTGCTGAAGGCGTGGACCCTCGAGGGCCCCGAAGGCACCAGGCTCCTGGTGAGGATGCGTCTCTGGCGCATCCACTCCACCAGCAGGAGCGAGATCGAAGACGAGCTGCGCCGCGCGCTCGGCGCCGTTGAAGGGAGCCGTTCGTGA
- a CDS encoding cell wall-binding repeat-containing protein: MNSRHGPFRRAAIVGVLVAGLVLALAAPGVASAAQVPKLPSTTTSLVMATAPTDPTAILVQGATRYLTAVEASKKFGSAANVVIATGESFPDALGGAALAGAVDGPILLTPAASVPSQVLAEIQRLGASKVYILGGTAAVSNAAAAQIDALPGVSIERIAGGNRYDTAAKVAAKTIGLLGGSFEGKAFMATGLNFPDALASSSIMFAEGMPLVLVDGAGNYTLPAGVTDVTILGGTGVVPASVQTSLGAKYDGRLAGANRYETAAEVAEYGVSLGLSWNNLGVVTGENFPDALCAGPLVGSKGSVVLLTESTQLTDETEALLVSARGDVSYYYLFGGLATIAADVRADIDSAVTATTPPPPVLSGHDLPDVFCTGSGCHDTNLAAIHIDLNNGGCYACHTADVPQRDCETCHTDAHAASHPEVLSTSDESCSQVGCHPGGVVDLHADCTSCHNDTTDISVISTCEDCHGTTEEKHGAVAAHVVPDAGTCFDSYCHGTNVVTDMHGIDFSGDGVVTGCAACHNDTVEPSTTCFGVCHDLNQFGAYHDTGVGHDMLTTNIEANSGGCVSCHGSDVTMVAPGEHKGCSCHAYGHTAGADSCESCHADPFDPNAAHPYHVGAHDVIEDTIAANSAGCVSCHGQDLMAVAPGEHDGCSCHAYGYGQGGEYACEDCHTDPMVPGVDHPYHVGAHDSVEAIIDGDYSDACVDCHGTDLLAVGEIDMHVKDAHAGCVCHAYDDLIDSGFELINAKTTEAGECVDCHSDAFAPHGFATEVSPHHAESWVAASGHNTTTFGSIGAVEDFSALLTGTDGNPVTDVWQFPTVNVFWEESDPNAPADAMTGLLATDVITCEDCHTGFEAAGPHGADDYWGIDPDYSAPFYMAELTKNTAEYPSGIRIRSVLATTPDNVEYEDGSVMTICSKCHDLQNYNQGTVTGQIMPEISTGSTPFEYTIPGSVETTMSEEGTITAVRGTPYWTMYTDPITWAPVASEDSTSGSVAHRQSEDTGTVNTNAIGSSNTAHSSHHQDTTDGSAQCVNCHVAVPHAWDTPRLLVNTGWNGTVNGIHAGLIEGDRAPYRSPYVLGTTATEGTAMLLDPETGTNGMGALTWPASGPVDFVDGAAIWDRYTCEGCGHHYHAVQERDGSNVRIITNKSDYMDDYNADMVAPD, from the coding sequence ATGAACAGTAGGCATGGTCCGTTCCGACGCGCCGCTATTGTCGGCGTGCTCGTAGCGGGATTGGTGCTTGCGCTGGCTGCACCGGGTGTAGCCTCCGCAGCCCAGGTGCCAAAGTTGCCATCCACGACCACATCATTGGTGATGGCCACGGCACCGACCGATCCCACTGCGATTCTCGTTCAGGGAGCTACCCGCTACCTGACGGCTGTGGAGGCTTCAAAGAAGTTCGGAAGCGCCGCGAACGTAGTCATCGCAACCGGTGAATCGTTCCCGGACGCTCTCGGCGGCGCCGCGCTCGCGGGTGCTGTCGACGGCCCGATTCTCTTGACCCCCGCGGCGTCGGTACCGTCGCAGGTCCTGGCCGAGATCCAGCGCCTTGGTGCCTCCAAGGTGTACATCCTGGGCGGTACGGCTGCCGTTTCTAACGCGGCTGCAGCCCAGATCGATGCGCTTCCCGGTGTCAGCATCGAGCGCATCGCCGGCGGCAACAGGTATGACACCGCCGCCAAGGTCGCCGCGAAGACCATCGGTCTTCTCGGTGGCAGCTTCGAGGGCAAGGCGTTCATGGCCACCGGCCTGAACTTCCCCGACGCGCTCGCGTCGTCCTCGATCATGTTCGCCGAAGGCATGCCGCTCGTCCTCGTGGACGGCGCCGGCAACTACACGCTTCCGGCCGGAGTCACCGATGTCACCATCCTTGGTGGAACGGGCGTCGTGCCCGCTTCCGTCCAGACCAGCCTTGGAGCCAAGTACGACGGACGTCTTGCGGGCGCCAACCGCTATGAGACTGCCGCAGAGGTCGCCGAGTACGGTGTCTCCCTTGGTCTGTCCTGGAACAACCTGGGTGTCGTGACCGGCGAGAACTTCCCGGACGCGCTGTGCGCCGGCCCGCTCGTGGGCAGCAAGGGCTCCGTGGTGCTTCTCACCGAGTCCACCCAGCTCACGGACGAGACCGAGGCGCTGCTCGTGAGCGCCCGGGGCGATGTCTCCTACTACTACCTGTTCGGTGGCCTGGCCACGATAGCGGCCGATGTCCGTGCGGACATCGACTCCGCCGTGACCGCCACGACCCCGCCGCCTCCCGTGTTGAGTGGTCATGACCTGCCCGACGTGTTCTGCACCGGTTCCGGGTGCCACGACACGAACCTGGCAGCGATCCACATCGACCTCAACAACGGCGGCTGCTACGCATGCCACACCGCTGATGTTCCGCAGCGCGACTGCGAGACGTGCCACACCGATGCGCACGCCGCTTCGCACCCTGAGGTTCTCAGCACCAGCGATGAGAGCTGCTCGCAGGTCGGCTGCCACCCCGGTGGCGTCGTCGATCTGCACGCGGACTGCACGTCGTGCCACAACGACACGACCGACATCTCCGTGATCAGCACCTGTGAGGACTGCCACGGCACCACCGAGGAGAAGCACGGCGCTGTCGCCGCCCACGTCGTTCCCGACGCGGGTACCTGCTTCGATTCGTACTGCCATGGCACCAACGTGGTCACCGACATGCACGGGATCGACTTCAGTGGCGACGGCGTGGTCACCGGCTGTGCCGCGTGCCACAACGACACCGTTGAGCCGTCCACCACGTGCTTCGGCGTGTGCCACGACCTCAACCAGTTCGGCGCCTATCACGACACCGGCGTCGGTCACGACATGCTCACCACGAACATCGAGGCGAACAGCGGCGGCTGCGTTTCCTGCCACGGCTCCGACGTCACGATGGTCGCTCCCGGTGAGCACAAGGGCTGCAGCTGCCACGCCTACGGCCACACGGCCGGCGCGGACTCCTGCGAGTCCTGCCACGCCGACCCGTTCGATCCGAATGCTGCGCATCCGTATCACGTGGGCGCGCATGACGTGATCGAGGACACCATCGCGGCGAACAGCGCGGGCTGCGTGTCCTGCCACGGCCAGGATCTCATGGCCGTTGCTCCTGGTGAGCACGATGGCTGCTCCTGCCATGCTTATGGCTATGGTCAGGGCGGCGAGTACGCGTGCGAGGACTGCCACACCGATCCGATGGTTCCGGGTGTGGATCATCCGTACCACGTGGGCGCGCATGACTCCGTGGAAGCCATCATCGATGGCGACTACAGTGACGCATGCGTCGACTGCCACGGCACCGACCTGCTTGCGGTCGGCGAGATCGATATGCACGTCAAGGATGCGCACGCGGGTTGCGTGTGCCACGCCTACGACGATCTGATCGACTCGGGCTTCGAGCTCATCAACGCGAAGACCACCGAGGCTGGCGAGTGTGTCGACTGCCACAGTGACGCGTTCGCGCCGCATGGCTTCGCCACCGAGGTCTCCCCGCACCACGCGGAGAGCTGGGTCGCGGCCTCCGGTCACAACACCACGACCTTCGGGTCGATTGGTGCTGTGGAGGACTTCAGCGCCCTGCTCACGGGTACCGACGGCAACCCTGTCACCGACGTGTGGCAGTTCCCGACGGTCAACGTGTTCTGGGAGGAGAGCGATCCCAACGCCCCCGCAGATGCCATGACGGGTCTGCTGGCGACGGATGTCATCACCTGTGAAGACTGCCACACCGGTTTCGAGGCGGCAGGCCCCCACGGCGCTGACGACTACTGGGGCATCGACCCCGACTACTCGGCCCCGTTCTACATGGCGGAGCTGACCAAGAACACGGCGGAGTACCCGTCAGGTATCAGGATCCGCTCGGTGCTGGCGACGACCCCCGATAACGTCGAGTACGAGGACGGCAGCGTCATGACGATCTGCTCGAAGTGTCACGACCTGCAGAACTACAACCAGGGCACCGTGACCGGCCAGATCATGCCGGAGATCTCCACCGGCTCTACGCCGTTCGAGTACACGATCCCGGGCAGCGTTGAGACCACGATGAGCGAGGAAGGCACCATCACGGCCGTGCGGGGAACACCGTACTGGACGATGTACACCGACCCGATCACGTGGGCCCCGGTCGCCTCTGAGGATTCCACGAGCGGTTCTGTGGCTCACCGTCAGAGCGAAGACACCGGCACGGTCAACACCAATGCGATCGGTTCTTCGAACACCGCGCACTCCAGCCACCACCAGGACACCACCGACGGTTCCGCCCAGTGCGTGAACTGCCACGTGGCCGTCCCGCACGCGTGGGATACTCCGCGTCTGCTGGTGAACACCGGCTGGAACGGCACCGTCAACGGCATCCACGCCGGCCTCATCGAGGGCGACCGTGCGCCGTACCGTTCGCCGTACGTGCTCGGTACCACGGCAACCGAGGGTACCGCGATGCTGCTCGATCCCGAGACCGGCACCAACGGCATGGGCGCTCTGACATGGCCCGCCTCCGGCCCGGTCGACTTCGTGGACGGCGCCGCGATATGGGACCGCTACACCTGTGAGGGTTGCGGCCACCACTATCACGCGGTCCAGGAGCGCGACGGCAGCAACGTCCGTATCATCACCAACAAGTCCGACTACATGGATGACTACAACGCAGACATGGTGGCACCGGACTAA